The Nitrospinota bacterium genome includes a region encoding these proteins:
- a CDS encoding undecaprenyl-diphosphate phosphatase yields the protein MTFFDSVIMGIVEGLTEFLPISSTAHLIITAKLLNLAHTDYMKSFEISIQTGAILAVVVMYWKELFTNMETVKRLIVTFIPTGALGFAFYKVVKGYLLGNGSVIAWAFVIGGVVLIAFEMLHREKDDAIEEISRLPYAQCVMIGFFQALAMIPGVSRSGITIIGGLLLGLRRRLIVEFSFLLAVPTMFSATAYDLYKSGGAFSLEQFGSLAAGFVMSFIVAMGCIKFFLRYIRRHTFIPFGVYRIIAGAALLAGLLPS from the coding sequence GTGACTTTTTTCGACAGCGTAATCATGGGCATCGTGGAGGGATTGACAGAGTTTCTCCCCATATCTTCCACCGCGCACCTTATCATCACCGCCAAGCTTTTAAACCTGGCGCACACCGATTACATGAAAAGTTTCGAGATATCCATCCAGACCGGGGCGATCCTGGCCGTGGTTGTGATGTACTGGAAGGAGCTTTTCACGAACATGGAGACCGTGAAAAGGCTCATCGTCACATTCATACCCACCGGCGCGCTGGGCTTCGCGTTTTACAAGGTGGTGAAGGGATATCTGCTGGGCAACGGTTCGGTGATCGCCTGGGCCTTTGTCATCGGCGGGGTGGTGCTGATAGCCTTCGAGATGCTCCACCGGGAAAAAGATGACGCCATAGAGGAGATATCAAGGCTGCCGTACGCCCAATGCGTAATGATCGGCTTTTTCCAGGCGCTGGCGATGATACCGGGCGTGTCCCGCTCCGGCATTACGATTATAGGCGGCCTGCTGCTGGGGCTGCGGCGCAGATTGATAGTGGAGTTTTCTTTTTTGCTGGCTGTGCCGACAATGTTTTCCGCCACGGCGTACGACCTTTACAAATCCGGCGGGGCCTTTTCGTTAGAGCAGTTCGGGTCGCTGGCGGCGGGATTTGTGATGTCGTTCATCGTCGCCATGGGGTGCATCAAATTCTTCCTGCGCTATATCCGGCGGCACACATTCATCCCGTTCGGAGTGTACAGGATAATCGCCGGAGCGGCGTTGCTGGCGGGGCTGCTCCCTTCCTGA
- the nikR gene encoding nickel-responsive transcriptional regulator NikR: MSEIGRLSFTIEKALSGKLEKLVKESGYANRSEFIRDLIRSRLVEKEWELNEEAVGTVTLVYDHHARQLSNKLTQLQHDHHEAVLAATHVHLSHHICAEMIMIKGRAAMIKSIADKLRRQKGVLHVELSMSSTGEKLK; the protein is encoded by the coding sequence ATGTCCGAAATCGGCAGGCTTAGTTTCACCATCGAAAAGGCGCTTTCCGGAAAGCTGGAAAAGCTCGTCAAGGAAAGCGGCTACGCCAACAGGTCGGAGTTCATACGCGACCTGATACGCTCCCGGCTTGTCGAAAAGGAATGGGAGCTAAACGAGGAGGCGGTCGGGACCGTCACACTGGTGTACGACCATCACGCCCGGCAGCTTTCAAACAAACTCACGCAGCTCCAGCACGACCATCACGAGGCGGTGCTGGCCGCCACCCACGTCCACCTTTCGCACCACATCTGCGCGGAGATGATAATGATAAAGGGGCGCGCGGCGATGATAAAAAGCATCGCCGACAAGCTCCGCCGCCAGAAGGGGGTCTTGCACGTGGAGCTTTCGATGAGCTCGACGGGGG